From Streptomyces griseorubiginosus, one genomic window encodes:
- a CDS encoding lysoplasmalogenase — translation MSSYGPRRSHLTHRAPLALLTAFALTATVDLTSLAVGFHGGHTVAKPLLMPLLAAWAATRGAPRLLVAALLCGWGGDVLLLSDADPAFLAGMASFAAGHVCYLALFARHGTPRARAALLAPAYGVALGATVTLLWPDLPADLRVPVAGYSTLLVAMACTAALRLGPVAGAGGALFLLSDTLIATGVADWPQLPRPDLWIILTYIAAQFLLASGTLRAPEARPGPMATYGEVRSTTP, via the coding sequence ATCAGCAGCTACGGTCCTCGCCGCAGTCACCTCACCCACCGCGCCCCTCTCGCCCTCCTCACCGCCTTCGCCCTCACCGCCACCGTCGACCTCACCTCCCTGGCCGTCGGCTTCCACGGCGGCCACACCGTCGCCAAGCCCCTCCTGATGCCGCTGCTCGCCGCCTGGGCGGCCACCCGGGGCGCACCGCGCCTCCTCGTCGCGGCGCTCCTGTGCGGCTGGGGCGGTGACGTCCTGCTGCTGTCGGACGCGGACCCGGCCTTCCTCGCGGGCATGGCCTCCTTCGCCGCGGGACACGTCTGCTATCTCGCCCTCTTCGCCCGTCATGGCACACCACGCGCGCGAGCGGCCCTCCTGGCCCCGGCCTACGGCGTGGCCCTCGGCGCCACAGTCACCCTGCTGTGGCCGGACCTGCCGGCCGACCTCCGCGTCCCCGTCGCCGGCTACAGCACCCTGCTCGTGGCCATGGCCTGCACCGCCGCCCTCCGCCTCGGCCCCGTCGCCGGAGCGGGCGGCGCCCTCTTCCTGCTCTCGGACACCCTCATCGCCACCGGCGTCGCCGACTGGCCCCAGCTGCCCCGACCCGACCTGTGGATCATACTCACCTACATCGCCGCCCAGTTCCTGCTGGCCAGCGGCACCCTGCGAGCCCCTGAAGCGCGCCCGGGGCCGATGGCGACGTACGGTGAGGTGCGCTCGACCACCCCCTGA
- a CDS encoding CopD family protein — protein sequence MTLTRPTAETADASGPARRPGVGRAAAVLVLATLAVAIPLLGPSAALHETGEAAAPGTAGVALLRAVLFGALCVPLGELLVRRLARSVPGAPPNGPRSWASYAAAGAVAALGLAAVVATGNRVPHSLAQIDVGGLYASRDGKLALLEVNAFLVAGLCARSARPAVQVWPLGAVVVAEALRAHPPAEHTALVGSGLTLVHLVCAALWAGGLLHVLRTLRRWGPVEQGVALFGRYARVAAVLLAGVTATGVWSSLRRMPSGTVLTQLTDTAYGRTLLAKVLLVVVVAALALCARLRLRRAPDPLAACVPARVEVAALGLVVVVSGLLTALPLPIRW from the coding sequence GTGACCCTGACCAGACCCACCGCCGAGACGGCTGACGCGAGCGGGCCCGCGCGGCGCCCCGGCGTCGGCCGCGCGGCCGCCGTCCTCGTGCTGGCGACCCTGGCCGTGGCGATACCCCTGTTGGGCCCGTCCGCCGCGCTGCACGAAACCGGGGAGGCCGCCGCGCCCGGTACCGCCGGGGTGGCCCTCCTGCGAGCGGTCCTGTTCGGGGCGCTGTGCGTGCCGCTGGGCGAGTTGCTCGTGCGCCGGCTCGCCCGCTCGGTACCGGGCGCTCCCCCGAACGGCCCGCGTTCCTGGGCCTCTTACGCCGCCGCCGGTGCCGTCGCCGCGCTGGGCCTCGCCGCGGTCGTCGCGACCGGCAACCGCGTGCCGCACAGCCTCGCCCAGATCGACGTCGGCGGCCTGTACGCCTCGCGCGACGGCAAGCTGGCCCTGCTGGAGGTCAACGCGTTCCTGGTGGCCGGGCTGTGCGCCCGCTCGGCACGGCCCGCCGTCCAGGTGTGGCCCCTGGGCGCCGTGGTCGTGGCGGAGGCGCTGCGCGCGCATCCCCCGGCCGAGCACACCGCGCTGGTGGGCTCCGGGCTGACGCTGGTTCACCTGGTCTGCGCCGCGCTGTGGGCGGGTGGACTGCTGCATGTGCTGCGGACACTGCGCCGCTGGGGCCCTGTGGAGCAGGGTGTGGCGCTGTTCGGGCGCTACGCGCGCGTGGCAGCCGTTCTGCTCGCCGGCGTGACCGCGACCGGGGTGTGGAGCTCGCTGCGCCGGATGCCGTCCGGCACGGTCCTGACACAGCTGACCGACACCGCCTACGGGCGCACCCTGCTCGCCAAGGTGCTCCTCGTCGTGGTCGTCGCGGCGCTCGCGCTGTGCGCCCGGCTGCGGTTGCGCCGCGCCCCCGACCCACTGGCGGCCTGCGTCCCCGCGCGCGTGGAGGTCGCCGCGCTGGGGCTGGTGGTCGTGGTGTCGGGTCTGCTGACGGCGTTGCCGCTGCCGATCAGATGGTGA
- a CDS encoding zinc-dependent alcohol dehydrogenase family protein: MRATTIHAPYDMRVEDVPEPVVQLPTDAVLRVLRACICGSDLWAYRGEAARQPGQRIGHEFLGVVEETGSEVATVKRGDLVVAPFMWSDGVCDYCREGLTTSCEHGGFWGSVGYDGGQGEAVRVPYADGTLVRLPKEAASDGRLLSSLLTLSDVLGTGHHAALGAGARPGATVAVVGDGAVGLCAVLAAKRLGAERIIALGRHQVRTDIARRFGATDVVAERGDAAVEAVRELTRGQGAHAVVEAVGTEQSMRTAVNITRDGGAIGFVGVPHGSGTGVDLGVMFDRNIALRGGVAPVRAYIPELLPDVLDGTVDASPVFDMTVDLEGVPDGYKAMDERTALKVLVTN, translated from the coding sequence ATGCGCGCCACCACCATCCACGCCCCGTACGACATGCGCGTGGAGGACGTCCCCGAGCCGGTGGTGCAGCTGCCCACCGACGCCGTGCTGCGGGTGCTGCGCGCCTGCATCTGCGGCAGCGACCTGTGGGCCTACCGCGGCGAGGCGGCCCGGCAGCCGGGACAGCGGATCGGACACGAGTTCCTCGGCGTGGTCGAGGAGACCGGCTCCGAAGTCGCCACCGTCAAGCGCGGTGACCTCGTCGTCGCGCCCTTCATGTGGTCCGACGGCGTCTGCGACTACTGCCGAGAGGGCCTGACCACCTCCTGCGAGCACGGCGGCTTCTGGGGCTCCGTCGGCTACGACGGCGGCCAGGGCGAGGCCGTACGCGTGCCTTACGCCGACGGCACCCTCGTACGGCTGCCCAAGGAGGCGGCCTCCGACGGCCGTCTGCTGTCCTCCCTGCTGACCCTGTCCGACGTCCTGGGCACGGGTCACCACGCGGCCCTCGGCGCGGGAGCCCGCCCGGGCGCCACGGTCGCCGTCGTCGGCGACGGAGCCGTCGGTCTGTGCGCGGTGCTCGCCGCCAAGCGGCTCGGCGCGGAACGGATCATCGCCCTCGGCCGCCACCAGGTCCGCACCGACATCGCCCGGCGCTTCGGCGCCACCGACGTCGTCGCCGAGCGCGGGGACGCCGCCGTCGAGGCCGTACGCGAACTCACCCGCGGCCAGGGCGCGCACGCCGTCGTCGAGGCCGTCGGCACCGAACAGTCCATGCGTACGGCGGTCAACATCACCCGTGACGGCGGCGCCATCGGCTTCGTCGGCGTGCCCCACGGCAGCGGCACCGGCGTCGACCTCGGCGTCATGTTCGACCGGAACATCGCGCTGCGCGGCGGTGTGGCGCCGGTCCGCGCCTACATCCCCGAGCTGCTGCCCGACGTCCTGGACGGCACCGTGGACGCCTCGCCGGTCTTCGACATGACCGTCGACCTGGAGGGCGTCCCCGACGGCTACAAGGCCATGGACGAGCGCACCGCCCTGAAGGTCCTCGTCACCAACTAG
- a CDS encoding CoA transferase, which yields MTGIKFVVREGALPGRLPVQELARACVGECALAAAQLGSLRAGLAEMPTVRVDDGAVAAAFLSERHLLIDGRAPVNFAPLSRFWRTADGWVRTHANYPHHRVRLLDALGVPDDVTAVEAALVERTALDVEEAVYAAGGLAVALRSPEEWAAHPQAVEVAKRPLVERGRLDAARARAFAPVDTSPLLPAAGLRVLDLTRVLAGPVATRTLALLGAEVLRVDAPHLPELPDQHADTGFGKRSATLDLATDRRTFEELLGAADVVVTGYRPGALDRFGLSPEALAERRPGMVVAQLSAWGTYGPWAERRGFDSLVQAATGIAVLEGSAQRPGALPAQALDHGTGYLLAAAVLRALNEQAREGGSRFVRLALARTALWLMEGVGGEEVGSPVPNKPVTGERATGEAVTGDAECAPYDGPEPWLSETDSALGRLRYALSPVSFEGGPVDWDRPPVPWGTDAARWG from the coding sequence ATGACTGGAATCAAGTTTGTGGTGCGGGAGGGCGCTCTTCCGGGGCGCCTTCCCGTCCAGGAGCTGGCGCGGGCCTGTGTGGGCGAGTGCGCGCTGGCCGCCGCCCAACTGGGGTCGCTGCGGGCCGGCCTCGCCGAGATGCCGACTGTGCGGGTGGACGACGGAGCGGTCGCCGCCGCCTTCCTGAGCGAGCGTCATCTGTTGATCGACGGTCGCGCCCCGGTCAACTTCGCCCCGCTGTCCCGGTTCTGGCGGACGGCGGACGGGTGGGTGCGGACCCACGCCAACTATCCGCATCACCGCGTGCGGCTCCTGGACGCGCTGGGAGTGCCGGACGACGTGACGGCCGTGGAGGCGGCACTCGTCGAGCGGACCGCTCTGGACGTCGAGGAAGCCGTGTACGCGGCCGGCGGCCTCGCTGTCGCCCTGCGTTCTCCGGAGGAGTGGGCCGCGCATCCGCAGGCGGTCGAGGTGGCAAAGCGGCCCCTGGTCGAGCGGGGGCGGCTGGACGCGGCACGCGCGCGTGCGTTCGCGCCGGTCGACACCTCTCCCCTGCTGCCGGCCGCCGGTCTGCGGGTCCTGGACCTGACGCGGGTCCTCGCGGGTCCGGTCGCCACCCGCACGCTCGCCCTGCTCGGCGCGGAGGTGCTGCGCGTGGACGCGCCGCACCTTCCCGAACTGCCCGACCAGCACGCCGACACGGGCTTCGGCAAGCGGTCGGCGACCCTCGACCTGGCCACCGACCGACGGACCTTCGAGGAGCTGCTCGGGGCGGCGGACGTGGTCGTGACCGGGTACCGGCCGGGCGCCCTGGACCGGTTCGGACTGTCCCCCGAGGCGCTGGCGGAGCGGCGACCCGGCATGGTCGTGGCGCAGTTGTCGGCGTGGGGCACGTACGGACCCTGGGCCGAGCGGCGGGGCTTCGACAGCCTCGTGCAGGCGGCCACGGGGATCGCCGTACTGGAGGGTTCGGCACAACGCCCGGGTGCGCTGCCCGCACAGGCTCTCGACCACGGGACCGGCTATCTGCTGGCGGCGGCCGTGCTGCGGGCGCTGAACGAGCAGGCGCGGGAGGGTGGAAGCCGGTTCGTGCGGCTGGCCCTGGCGCGGACGGCTCTTTGGCTGATGGAGGGGGTGGGTGGTGAGGAGGTCGGGTCGCCGGTGCCGAACAAACCGGTGACGGGCGAACGGGCGACGGGCGAGGCCGTGACAGGCGACGCCGAGTGCGCGCCCTACGACGGTCCTGAGCCCTGGCTCTCGGAGACGGACAGTGCGCTGGGGCGGCTGCGGTACGCGCTGTCGCCGGTGTCCTTCGAGGGCGGCCCGGTGGACTGGGACCGGCCGCCGGTGCCGTGGGGCACGGATGCGGCGCGCTGGGGCTGA